The Actinomycetota bacterium genome contains the following window.
TCGCAGCAACCGTCGGTGCATCCGCATCCGTACCTACGGTGCTAAAGCCAGAAACGATGTGGAGGAGACATCTGTCGTAGCTGAATGTGGCTTGGGAATTTCCACTCTCGAGCCGTAGCTGTACTGACCAATAATTCTCATCAAACAAGGAGCACCAAGAATGACACTTCGACTAGGCGATGTCGCCCCCGATTTCACTGCAGAGACCACTGACGGCAACCTGACCTTCCATGACTGGAAGTCCGGCAGCTGGGCAGTGCTGTTCAGCCACCCAGCAGACTTCACCCCGGTCTGCACCACCGAGCTTGGCGCGACCGCTGCGCTCAAGGGCGAGTTCGACAAGCGCAACGTGAAGGCGATCGCCATCTCCGTTGACCCCATCGAGTCGCACAATGGCTGGGCCGGCGACATTGGCGAGGTCAGCGGACACCCGTTGAACTTCCCCATCATTGCCGATCCTGACAAGACGGTCTCGATTGCCTACGACATGATCCACCCAGGTGAGGGCGACACCTCCACAGTGCGCTCGGTCTTCATCATCGACACCAACAACAAGGTGCGACTGACCCTTACCTACCCCAAGTCCGTTGGCCGCAACTTCGATGAGATTGTGCGCGTCATCGACGCCCTGCAGCTCACCGACAAGGCCTCCGTTGCCACCCCAGTCAACTGGGTTCCCGGCGGCAAGGTCATCGTGCCTCCGACGGTCTCCACTGAGGATGCGATCGCCAAGTACGGCGATTCAGTTGAGGTAGTCAAGCCATACCTGCGCTGGATTCCGCAGCCAACAGTCTGAACACCTCAAAAGGCGCTGATCGGAATACTCCGATCAGCGCCTTTTGCGTGTCCGATACGAGGGTGAACGTTGCATGCGAATAGCACAGACGGGACTGAAGCCTCTACTGGCATAAGGCCCCAATTCATAACCTGAAGTTATGAACGCGAACAGGAATTCACATGGTCTCCACCGTTGGACACTTGCAACACTCGCGCTCACCTGCGCGAGCGTGACGCTGACAATTCCGATCTCAGCCCTAGCCGCCGAAGGTCCTCCTCCGGGCGGCGGTGTACCTCCCGCTGGCATCCCGGCAGGGCCCCCTGCGGGGATTCCGGCAGGTACGCCTACGGCCCCACCCGCGGGCACCCCCACCGGACCTATTCCTTCGGGCGTGGTGCCGTCCGGCATCCCCACCGGCGGTCCGCCTGCGGGCGTTCCCAGCGGTGGTCCCACCGGTGGTCCCCCGGCGAGCATCCCCACTGGCGCCATACCCAGCAATCTGGGTTCGCTGACCTCAGATGCACTTGCCGGAATCGATCCCAGCAAGTTCGCTGGACTCAGTGCTTCCCAGCTGGACGCGATGAAGCCTGCTGCGTTTGCCGGTCTTTCGGCCGAGCAGTTGGCCAACTTGAAGCCGGCCAGTTTGAGTTCACTCAGCGCCGCACAGTTCGGCTCGCTGCCCCCGGCATCCATGGCTGGCCTGAAGCCTGCGCAATTGGCAGCGATGGGACCAAGTGAGATCAAGGCCATGACCCCGGACATGCTCGATGCAATTCCAGCCTCCGCCTTGAGTGCCTTGACCTTCGATCAGATGCTGGCGTTGAAGCCCGCAGTCATGCAGCAGATCTCCGCTGACCAGATCGGCGCGCTGTCCTCCCAGGTGATGGGAGCGCTGTCGAAAGATCAGCTCGCACGGATCCCAGCCGAATCGCTCTCGGCGCTCAAGGCTGGTCAGCTCGACAAGCTCAGTGCTGAGTCGTTCCCGGGCTTCACTCCCGATCAGTTCCGTGACCTCCAGCCGGCGATCTTGTCGGTCATTGATCCCAAGCAGTTCGCGGCGCTCAAGCCAGCCGTCATGGGCGTGATGACTGCCGACCAGTTCGCCGCGTTCACCCCGGCGACGGTCAAGTCGATCACGATTCCGCAGATCGACAGTCTGGCGCCCGCAGCACTGGCCGGCATGGCACCTGCGGACATCAAGGCGCTCAGTGACCCCAAGATCGCAAAGCTTGATGCGCAGCAGATCAGCAATCTGCAGCCGGCGACCTTCGCCGCGATGAAGCCCAGTCAGTTGACGGCTATGGCTCCCCCTGATGTGCCCGGAATGACGGCCCAGCAGTTGGAAGCTCTCAGCCCCAGGCAGGCGGACGCTCTCAAGCCGGCGGTGGTCAACGCGATGAGCGCTGAGCAGAAAGCGGCACTTGCTGGGTGAGCAGCAGTGGTTCAGTCGTCGGTGAGCTCGGGCTCGAACTCCGCGTTGAGTTCAGCGCGAATGGCAGCAGCGGCGACTGAACCCGAATAGCCGCGACGCATCAGCAGACTCATCAAGCGCCGCTGCTTGGTGGCCGCGTCGAAGCGTGCCAGAGCCGGATGCTTGGACAGCACCAAGGCGCGGGCTCGTGCGAACTCGTCCTCGTCACTGATCTCTTCAAGGGCTGCGTGGATGTCGTCGTCGCCTACGCCTTTGCGTCGCAACTCCTGCCGCAGGATGGGACGAGCAGTGCCTCGCGAGCGACGACGCGAGGCAACGAACAACTCGGCGTAGTCGCTGTCATTGATGAGTCCCAGCTCAGTGAAACGATCAAGCACTTCATCAGCGATAGCTTCGGGAATCTCACGTTTGATGAGATCGTCATGCAGATCCTTGCGCGTGCGCGGAGTGGAGCTGAGTCGCCTCAGGACAACAGTGCGGGCATAGGAGCGCGGATCGGACTCCGCTTTCGACGCAGCAGAAGCACCCGGAGTGGGCTCAGCTGCTGATCTCCTGGAATTGCGCGCCATGCTTCTCGTCAACCCGTGCCTGCAGACCTGTGCTACAGATCGATGGGTGCTGGTGTGATGTCGGCTGGCTTGTCGACCTGCGCACCGATGCCCAGTTGCTCCTTCAGTCGCTTCTCGATGTCATTGCACAGGTCCGGGTTGTCGCGCAGGAAGGTACGCGCGTTCTCCTTGCCCTGGCCCAGCTGATCGCCCTCGTAGGTGTACCAAGCGCCGGACTTCTTCACGATGCCTTGATCAACACCGAGGTCAATGAGTGAGCCCTCACGTGAGATGCCCTCGCCGTAGAGGATGTCGAACTCGGCCTGCTTGAACGGCGGTGCCACCTTGTTCTTGACGACCTTGACTCGCGTGCGGTTGCCGACGGCCTCGGTGCCGCCCTTGAGGGTTTCGATGCGGCGGATGTCTAGGCGCACGGATGCGTAGAACTTCAGCGCCTTGCCGCCAGTGGTGACCTCGGGCGAACCGAACATCACGCCGATCTTCTCGCGCAGCTGGTTGATGAAGATGATTGTGGTGTTGGTGTTGCTCAGGGCGCCGGCCATCTTGCGCAGGGCCTGGCTCATCAAACGAGCCTGCAAACCCACGTGGCTGTCGCCCATTTCGCCTTCGATCTCAGCGCGCGGAACAAGTGCGGCGACGGAGTCGATGACCACGAGATCAATGGCACCCGAGCGCACGAGGGTGTCGGTGATCTCCAGCGCCTGCTCACCAGTGTCGGGCTGGGAGACATAGAGGCTGTCCAGATCGACACCGAGGTTCTTGGCGTACTCCGGGTCAAGAGCGTGCTCGGCATCAATGAATGCTGCGATGCCACCGGCGGCTTGCACATTGGCGATGGCGTGCAGGGCAACTGTGGTCTTGCCCGAGGACTCCGGCCCGTAGATCTCCACGATGCGACCTCGGGGGTATCCCCCAATGCCCAGCGCAAGATCAAGTGCGATCGAGCCAGTAGGGATCACATCAACGGGAGCGCGGCCCTCATCGCCAAGGCGCATAACTGAGCCCTTGCCGAACTGGCGCTCGATTTGAGCCAGTGCGGTCTCAAGTGACTTCTCGCGGTCATTGGCGCTAGCCATGTCGTACTCCCTTGATCTGGTGTCTGTCGGTTCGGTTGAACCTAGGGCGACCCTCTGACAGTTCCGCCGATGGCAACCAAGGCGACTTCGCCTCGGTGGATGCCATGCCTTGCGGACCCATCGGGAGTAAAGTACTCGAACAAATGTTCGAAACGTGGCGACACGCCCAAGAACTTGTGGCGACCGCCCGTCTTACTTGCTCAGGCCTCGAAAGGATCTCCTGGCAGCACCTCTGTGGTGAAGAACAGCGGTGCATCAAGGGAGTCTTCAGGGTTGGTGGCCAGCAGATTGGCGCGTGGACGCGTGGTGCGCACACCCTTGCTGTTGAGCCACTTCTCGGCCGAGTCGATGTCGCGGATCTTCCAGGTGAGGCTGTAGATGAAGTTGCCGTACTTCTCCACATGCTTGCCCAGATCAGAGTCCGGCTCCAGTGGCTGGGCCAGCTGCAGCAGCGAGTCGCCGATGTGGACGGTCATGTACTTGAAGCCCTGCTCCTGATCAATGCCTTCAGCAACCGGGATCGCCTGCATGATGTCGACGTAGGTGTTGATTGCGGCGTCCAGATCGCGCACACCCAAGGTGATGTAGTTGAAGCGGTCATAGGTCATCGGGTGCTGAGCAAACAGTCGCTCAAGCTCAGTCCAGGTCTCCTTGCTTGAAGGATCCGACATCTCAAAAGCGCAGAGCTCGACCATCAGGCCAGCGGTGTCGCGAGGCGATGGGTAGAAGTACTGGGTGCCCTCTTCGAGCTTCTCGATCTTGCCGCCGCCGGGGGCACCGATGTAGATGCCCTTCTCGATCATGCGGGCTGCGATGCCTGG
Protein-coding sequences here:
- a CDS encoding regulatory protein RecX — its product is MARNSRRSAAEPTPGASAASKAESDPRSYARTVVLRRLSSTPRTRKDLHDDLIKREIPEAIADEVLDRFTELGLINDSDYAELFVASRRRSRGTARPILRQELRRKGVGDDDIHAALEEISDEDEFARARALVLSKHPALARFDAATKQRRLMSLLMRRGYSGSVAAAAIRAELNAEFEPELTDD
- the recA gene encoding recombinase RecA; the protein is MASANDREKSLETALAQIERQFGKGSVMRLGDEGRAPVDVIPTGSIALDLALGIGGYPRGRIVEIYGPESSGKTTVALHAIANVQAAGGIAAFIDAEHALDPEYAKNLGVDLDSLYVSQPDTGEQALEITDTLVRSGAIDLVVIDSVAALVPRAEIEGEMGDSHVGLQARLMSQALRKMAGALSNTNTTIIFINQLREKIGVMFGSPEVTTGGKALKFYASVRLDIRRIETLKGGTEAVGNRTRVKVVKNKVAPPFKQAEFDILYGEGISREGSLIDLGVDQGIVKKSGAWYTYEGDQLGQGKENARTFLRDNPDLCNDIEKRLKEQLGIGAQVDKPADITPAPIDL
- a CDS encoding peroxiredoxin is translated as MTLRLGDVAPDFTAETTDGNLTFHDWKSGSWAVLFSHPADFTPVCTTELGATAALKGEFDKRNVKAIAISVDPIESHNGWAGDIGEVSGHPLNFPIIADPDKTVSIAYDMIHPGEGDTSTVRSVFIIDTNNKVRLTLTYPKSVGRNFDEIVRVIDALQLTDKASVATPVNWVPGGKVIVPPTVSTEDAIAKYGDSVEVVKPYLRWIPQPTV